The genomic interval TCGCCGCGCGCGAGCTTTCGGATCTCGGCGATGTCCTTGCCGAGGCCCTCGCCGCGGAGCACGTCGTCGATGCCGCTCTGGGAGCGGAGGTCGAAGGCCATCCGGCGCAGCTTGCCGGACCACATCCCGAGCTTCTTCAGCACCTTGGGCAGGTCTTTCGGACCGATGACGACGATCGCCACGATCACGACCAGCACGAGCTCGCCGAAGCCCATTCCGAACACGTGACGTACCCTAGCATACGCGGTCGCCCGGGAGCCCATGCTCGATCACGCGGAAAGCGCGAAGGCGGTCGGCCGGGGGGCCGGAGGGTCGTGGGCTCGCGGAAAAGAGCCGGCGAACGCGTTCCCGGGCGCCCGGTCCCGTGGTAAGTGCGAGGCTCCATGTTCGACGCCATCGCCAAAGGGTTTCGCCAAGCCAAAAACCGCCTCGCGGGCCTCACCGAGCTCACCGAGGGCAACGTCGAGACGGCCCTCCGCGAGGTTCGGCTGTCCCTGCTCGAGGCCGACGTCGAGATCGGCGTCGTGAAGACCTTCCTCGCCCGCGTCAAGGAGAAGGCGCTCGGCGAGGTCGTGCGCATCCGCGCCAAGGGCCAGGACGGGGAGACCATGAAGGTCTCGGCCGGCGACCAGTTCACCAAGATTTGTTACGACGAGCTCGTCGGCTTCATGGCGCCCCCCGAGGGCGCGCCGATCACCTTCGCGTCGAAGGGCCCGACCGGCATCATGATGGTCGGCCTCCAGGGCTCCGGCAAGACCACCACGTGCGCCAAGCTCGCGCGCATGCTCAAAAAAGACGGCAAGAAGCCGCTCCTCGTGGCCGCCGACATGCAGCGCCCGGCGGCCGTCGAGCAGCTCACCGTGCTCGGAAAGAGCATCGGCGTCCCGGTGTTCAACATCCCCGGAGAGAGCCCCGTCACGATCTGCACGAAGGCGATCGCCGAGGCGAAATCCAAGGGCTGCGACGTGATCGTGTTCGACACGGCGGGCCGCCTCGCGATCGACGAGGCGCTCATGAAGGAGCTCGCCGACATCAAGGAGAACGTGTCTCCCGAGAACATCTTCCTCGTCGTCGACGCCATGATCGGCCAAGACGCGGTGAAGGTCTCGAAGGGCTTCCACGACCGCCTCGGGCTCACCGGCGTCGTGCTCACGAAGCTCGACGGCGACGCGCGCGGCGGCGCGGCGCTCAGCGTGAAAGAGGTCACGGGCGCGCCGGTGCGCTTCGTCGGTATGGGCGAGGGCACCGACAAGTTCGAGGAGTTCCGCCCCGAGGGCATGGCGAGCCGCGTGCTCGGCATGGGCGACGTCGTCGGCCTCATGAAGGACTTTCAAGAGGTCATCGACGAGAAAAAGGCCGCCGAGGACGCCGCGAAGATGCTCTCGGGCAACTTCACGCTGGGCGATTTCCTCGATCAAATCCGCATGATCAAGAAGATGGGCAGCTTGAACGACATCGTCGCCAAGATGCCCGGCATGGAGCAGATGGTGCCGCCGGGGGTGAACCTCGACGACCGCGAGCTCGTGCGCATCGAGGCCATGATCCAGAGCTTCACGACCTTCGAGCGGAACGACCCGTACGCGCTCGTGCGCGAGCCGTCGCGTGTCGCCCGCATCGCGAAGGGCTCCGGACAGACCGAGCAAGGCGTCCAGGAGCTCGTGCAGAAGTTCCTCTTCATGAAGCAGATGATGGACGGCATGGGCGGTATGGGCGGGCTCGGCGGTCTGCTCGGGAAGATCCCCGGGATGAAGGGCGTCCAGATGGCGCGCCAAATGAAGAAGATGGCCCAAGGCGGCGGCGGCTTCCCCGGGATGCCCGGGATGCCGGGGATGCCTGGCATGGGCGGCTTCCCCGGGATGCCGGGGATGGGCGGCTTCCCCGGGATGCCGGGGATGGGCGGCTTCCCCGGCATGGGCAACATGTTCGGTCAGGGCGCTCCCGACGAGAGCCTCACCAAGATGAAGCCCCTCTCCACGGCCGAGAAGAACGCCAAAAAAGCGGCACGAAAGCGCGAAAAAGACGCCCGCAAGAAGACGCGCCGCTGAGCCCGAGGACGACGTCATGAGCACGACCATCTCTAAAGTGACGAAGCGGGTCCGCCCGGCGCTCCTCTTCGCGGCGATCGCGGCCCTCGGCCTCGCGGCGTGTGTCGGCGGAGGCAAGGGTCAGTCGGCCGAGGACAAAGAGCGCCTCAAGGCCTTCGTCGTCGAGTCGGTCCCCGACAACGCCAAGAAGATCGACGCCAACTTCGAGAACAAAATCCACCTCGTCGGTGTGCGCGCCGAGCCCGAGAACGCGCCCCCGGGCACCGAGGTGAAGCTCACGTTCTACTGGCGCTGCGACGAGCCGATCGAGCCGGGTTGGGCGCTGTCGACCCACGTGCAGCACGAGGGCTTCGAGCGCCCCGACAACCTCGACGCCGCAGGTCCCCTCCGCGAGTGGAAGGAAGGGCAGCAGATCTTCGGGCCGTCGCGCTGGGAGCGCGGCAAGATCTACGTCGACGAGCAGACGTACCGCATGCCCACGGACTTGAAGGGGCCCGACTCGCTCGTCTACCTCTCGATCTGGAAGAACGACGCGCGCCTCCGCATCCAGAGCGGCCCGACCGATGGCCAGAACCGCGTGATCGCGGCCAAGCTGAAGACGGGGCTCGCCCCGCAAGCTCCCGAAAAGGTTCAAGAAAAGGGCGCGATCCCGGAGCTCTCCGTCAAGAAGCTCGCGGCCACCGAGAAGATCGTCGTCGACGGCAAGGGCGACGAGCCGGCGTGGAAGGTGGCGCCGAGCACGGGGGCCTTCGTCAACGTGTCGAGCGGTGAGCCGAACACGGGCGCGCTCGGTGGCCAGGCGAAGCTCGCGTGGGACAAGGAGAACCTCTACGTCCTCTTCGAGGTGAAGGATCCGAACGTGACGGGCGGCTTCACCGATCCGAAGGATCAACCGAAGCGCCACACGTCGACCGGGCAGCCCATGCTCTGGAACGGGCACACCGTCGAGATGATGGTCGACCCCGACGGCGACGGCGACAACGTCAACTACTACGAGCTCCAGATCAACCCGCAGAACAAGGTCTTCAAGAGCCAGTTCGACGGGTACAACGCCCCGCGCGGCGGCGACTACGGCCCGTTCGGCCACGAAGACTGGGACCCGAAGCTGAAGAGCGCGGTCGGAATCCAGGGCACGCTCGACAAGGCCGACGACAAAGACGAAGGCTACGTGGTCGAGGTCGCGATCCCGTGGGCCGCCTACACGAAGGGCGCGGCCACGTTGCCACCCAAGTCGGGCGACACGTGGCGCGTGAACTTCTACGCGATGCAGGACAACGGCGGCGTCGCGTGGTCGGCGATCTTGGGGCAGGGCAACTTCCACAAGTCGTCGCGGTTCGGCAAGGTGCGCTTCGTGTCGGACGAGCCCACGGGCGCGGCGGACGCGGGGGCAGGCGACGCGGGCGCGGCCACGGACGCGGGCGCAAAGGACGGCGGCTCCGGCGGGGACGCGGGCGCGAAGAAGCCCGTCGCACCGAAGAAGTAGGCGTCACGCGCTCGAGCATCGAAGAGGCCCGCGCTCCCTCCGTCGAGAGGTGACGCGGGCCATCGTCGTCTCAGGCCGGCGGCTCCGCGAGCGTCACAGCCACTTGTGGTAGGTCGACGAGAACGCGAGCCCGCGGAAGCCGAGCTTCGTGTGCAGGTTGAACGACTTGGTGTTCCGGAGCGAGAGCCCGGAGTCGACGATGTCGCTCTCGGCGCGCACGTAGTCCATCGCCCCTTGAAAGAGCGGGATGCCGTGCCCTTTGGCGCGGTCGTCGCCGCCGAGCACGCCCATGCGCCATTTGGTGATGCGCAGGCCGATGTGCTTCCGCAAGTCTTCGATTTTGTAGATAAAAAAGCCCTTCGCGTCGCCGTCCTTGTCGAGCACGATCGTGGTCCACGCGGGCGACGTCAGGCTCGACTCGACCCACCGCTCGTACATCTCGTCGACCTTCTTCCGGGGAAAACCCGGGTCGGCGTAGAAGCGGTGGGTGACGAAGGCATCCTTCGTCATGCCGACGAGGAGCGAGGTCTCCCCCTCCTTGGGGGCGCGAATGACGTAGCCCTCCGGGAGAGAGAAGCGCTCCTTGCGGACGTCGAGGCAGTTCGTGAGGGTGGTCTCGATGTAGCGGTAGCCGCGCCGCTCGAGCGCGTGCACCTGCGCGAGGTCGAGGATATGGACGCGCGCGTTCGCGAAGCGCATGCCCTCGCTCGCGAGCCACCCGTCGAAGGCCTCGAGCAGCGAGACGTGGATCTCCTCGCGCTCGGCCTCGGTCTCTCCGATGGCGTGGAGCTGATCGACAGAGGCGTAGGGGATGCCCCAGAAATCGGTGTCCCACGCGGATTTTTGGCCGGTGAGGAAGCCCACGATTCGCGAGCCGCGGGTCGCGTAGAAGGTGACCGCGGAGGGCCTCGAGACGAGCGCGAAGGCGGCCTCGGCCTCGATCGCGCGCGCGCCCTCTTTGGGCATGGACCAGTCGGCGCAGTAGCGCCCGAGCTCGTAGTCGGCGAAGAGGGGGCGGACGTCGTCTTGGGAGATCGCGAGCCCGCGCTCGACGGTGTGCGAAGAGGTGGTCATCGATCGTCCTTCGTTTCGGCGCACGCCCGCCGCGTTCAGATGTTGTCCTTCGACGTGTACTTTACATAGAAGCTCATCGGGATGAGCTCCGCCTTCGCGAGCAGGTAGAAGAACGGCCGGTACTTCTCGAAGATCGGCTTGTAGTTGTCGTACTCGCGGTACGTGTGGAAGGGCAGGGTCATGAGGTCCTCGAACTGGGTCTGATCGAAGCCCCAGCGCTTCATGAGCATGAAGACCTGGTCCATCGAGCAGTCGGGCGGGGGCTCGATCTCCTTCGCGGCCTCTTCGCGGCCGATGAGGCCGGAGCGCACGTGCGCCGAGTGGCCCACGATGCGCGCGTCGATCGCCCACCGGCGAGGCGCGAAATAGGTGTGGAAGAACGACGCCATGCGGTTCTCGAGGTGGTGGCCGCCGTACCACTTCCAGCCGTAGTCGCGCTGGAGCATCTCCTTGACCGCGGGCTTGTCGTACTTGAGGTACCAGAGCGGGCGCACCTTGGTGATGCGGCGCATGAGCATCCAGCGGAGCTGGTCTTTCAGCCAGAGGCTCGGGTAGGTGTCGAGCTTCACGTACCCGTGCCGCTTCACGACGCTCTCGAGGTAGCGCGCGTCCATGTAGAGCCAGCCGATGGGGAAGAGCCCCTCGCTCTGGAACGAGTGACCCTCGAAGATGAAGCGGGTGCCCACCTCTTCGGCGACGCGGTTCAGGACCGTGGCGAGCCCGAGGTCGGTCGGGATCTCGAGGTCGATCGTGCCGGACCGCAGGAACGCGCGGTAGATCTCGTCGTACTCCTCGTTGTCGACCACGTACGTGTTGAGCTCGACGTCGTGCTTCTTCAGGACGTTGTGGATGTTCTCGACGGCGATGCTCGAGTTCCACGTGTTGTCGAAGTGCACGGCGAGGGGGCGGAGGCCGCGCTCCTTCGCGAGGTGAATGAGGTACGACGAGTCGGCGCCGCCGCTCACGCCGACCACGAGGTCGTAGGGTTTGCCCTTGCCTTCTTGCCTGATTTTACTGACGATTTCGGCGAAGCGGCGCTCGGCCGCGGGGGAGCCGGTCTGGTACTCGGCGGCGAGCTTGTCGTGCATCGCGCAGTAGTTGCAGACGCCCCGCTCGTCGAACTTGATGGAGGGGATGTCCTCTCCGTAGAGGCACCGCTTGCACCGCCGGAGCTTCTTGCCCTCCTCCGTGAGGCGGTCCCATCGATTGAGCCAGGCCTTCTCGTCGAAGAAAATGGCGCGGTCTTCTTGGGTTCGGGGCAATTTCGAGGAAATCACGTGAGAAGCTCCTGGGTCGGCGGCGTGCGAGGTCGTGCATCGGCGACGCGAGCGTCGATCCCGTCTCCGCGCCGACCCGCCGCGCGGCGCCGCACGCTACACCATGGTCGCCCGCCGGCACAGGGGCCGAAACGACCGCTCGGCGCGTCTTCCCCGGGGCGAAGAGGCCGGCTATAGAGCCGGATCGCGCCGAGAGGCGCGTATCGAATGCCGACCGCGCGGCTCGCACCGAACGCGGATCTCGTGTGTCGAAGCCGCGTGCGGAGCCCTAGCCCATGACGAATCGAGCCAAAAAGTCGCGGAAACGAGCCCATCGCGGCTCGGCCCGCGCGGCGTCGTCCTCGGGCCGTGCGCCGCGCCATCGCGTCCTGGAGGGAACGTCGTGAGAGAAAAGCTTCTGTCGATCCTCGTCGAGCCGACCACCTACGCCGAGCTCCGCCCGGAGAACCTCGTGCGTGAGGGGGGCGAGATCGTCTCGGGCGACCTCGTGAGCGTGCTCACGGGCAAGACGTACCCCATCGTGCGCGGCATCCCGCGCTTCGTGCCGAACTCGATGTACGCCGAGAACTTCGGCAAGCAGTGGAACATGTTCCGCGAGGTGCAGGTCGACAGCGAGACGCGCACCGCCCATTCGACCAACCGCTTCGACAACGACGTCGGCTGGACGTCGGACGACGTCGCGGGGAAGTGGGTGCTCGACGCCGGCTGCGGGGCCGGGCGCTTCGCCGAGGTCGCCGCCTCGCGCGGGGGCGATTTCGTCGGGCTCGACATCTCGTCGGCCGTCGAGGCCACCAAGAAGACGCTCGAGCGTTTCTCCAACGTCGACGTCGTGCAGGCGAGCATGCTCGACATGCCGTTCCGGCCGGGCACGTTCGACCTCGCCTACAGCATCGGCGTGCTCCAGCACACGCCCGACCCCGAGGGCGCGTGCACCTCCGTCGCCCGCGTCACGAAGCCGAAGGGCGGCAAGTTCGCCATGACCGCCTACGCGCGGCAGCCGTGGACGAAGCTCAACACGAAGTACCTCATTCGCCCGCTCACGAAGCGCCTCCCGGACGACCTCCTCCTCGGCGCCATCAAGGCCTCGATGCCGTTCGTGTTCCCGGTCGCCGACGCCCTCTTCCGGGTGCCCGTCCTCGGGGACGTGGCGCGGTTCACGATGCCGGTCGCGTGTTACCCCGAGCGCACCGAGTACTCGCGCGAGCAGCGCTACGCCGAGAGCGTGCTCGACACGTTCGACATGCTCGCGCCGGCGTACGACGCGCCCATGACCTGGCAAGAGGTCGAGCGCGCCCTCAAGAAGGCCGGGGCCAAAGAGTGGACGTTCCGGACGAAGGTGCCGATCAACGTCTGGGGCTCGCGCTGAGGCTCTCCAACTGTTCGTAACTTTTAGGAAAACGTCATGTCGAACCTCACCACCAAGGTCGAGCGCAAAGAGGCGAAGATCGCCGTCATCGGGCTCGGGTACGTCGGGCTCCCCGTCGCGGCGTGCCTCGCCGACGCGGGCTTCAAGGTCACGGGCGTCGACCTCAAGCAGGAGCGCCTCGCCAAGATCGCCGCGGGCGAGTGCCCGATCGAGGGCGAAGAGCCCGGCCTCGCGCCCATGATCACGAAGGTCGTCGCCGACGGCCGGCTCGTGGTCACCTCGGACTACGCGAAGCTCGCGGACGTGGACGTCGTGCTCATCGACGTCGACACGCCGGTCGAGGCCGACAACCGCCCCGCGTACAAGGCCCTCCGCGGCGCGTGCGAGGCGCTCGGCGCCGTCATGAAGGACGGCGTGCTCGTCATCGTCGAGTCGACGATCGCCCCCGGCACCGTGGACAAGGTCGTCGCCCCGCTGCTCGAGAAGGTCTCCGGAAAGAAGCGCAACGAGGGCTTCTTCCTCGGTCACTGCCCGGAGCGCGTGATGCCCGGGCGGCTCCTCAAGAACCTCACCGAGCTCTCCCGCGTGTGTGGCGGCAGCACGCCCGAGACCGCGAAGGCGATGGTGGCGCTCTACCGCACGATCGTGAAGGGCGACCTCGACGAGGCCGACTGCGTCACCGCCGAGCTCGTCAAGACGGCCGAGAACACCTACCGCGACGTGAACATCGCGTTCGCGAACGAGCTCGCCATGATCTGCGAGGCCTCGGGCGGCAAATTCATGCGCGTCCGTGAGCTCGTGAACAAGTCGCCCGGGCGCAACGTGCTCCTCTCCGGCGCGGGCGTCGGCGGCCACTGCATCACGAAGGACCCGTGGCTCCTCGCGCACGGCGCGCCCGAGCTCGACACGAAGGTCATCGCCGCCGCGCGCGCCCGGAACGACGGCATGCCCTCGCACGTGCTCTCGCTCGTCGAGGCGGCCCTCGCCGAGCACGGCAAGAAGCTCGCCGGCGCGCGCCTCGCGATCCTCGGGTTCTCGTACCTCGAGGACTCGGACGACACGCGGCACGCGCCCTCGGAGTACTTCATCGCTCGCGCGAAGGAGAAGGGCTGCGAGTGCGTCGTGCACGACCCGTACGTCGAGGAGCACAAGGGCGACCTGTGGAAGGTGCTCGAGGGCGCCGACTGCGCGGTCTTGCTCGTCGCGCACACGGCCTACAAGGGCTTGGACCTCGGCGCCGTCGCCGCCAAGCTGCGCACGAAGGCGTTCGTCGACGCCCGTCACGTGTTCGACGTCGGGGCCGCGCGTGCGGCCGGTCTCGTGGTGAGGAGCCTCGGCAACGCGGCCGAGAGAGGGAATGTCAAATGAGCATCGAGGGAGCGAAGATCTTCATCACGGGCGGCGCGGGCTTCATCGGCTCCACGCTCATCGGGCGCCTCATCGAGAAGAACGAGATCGTGGCGTACGACAACCTCGCCCGTGACTCCCTGAAGGACAAAACCTTTAGGGATCACAAGAACTTGAAGCTCATCAAGGGCGACGTCATGGACGGCGAGCACGTGCGCCGCTCGATGGAGGGCTCGGACCTCGTCGTGCACTGCGCGGCGATCGCGGGCATCGACACCGTGACGAAGAGCCCGTGCACCACGCTCCGCGTGAACATGATGGGCTCGGCGAACGTGCTCGAGGCGGCGGCGAAGCTCCCGAAGGTGTCGCGCGTCGTGTGCTTCTCGACGAGCGAGGTCTTCGGCGTGCACGCCTTCCGGTCGAAGGAGAGCGACTCCACGGTCATCGGCGCGGTGGGCGAGCCGCGCTGGACGTACGCGGTGGGCAAGCTCGCCGAGGAGCACCTCGCGATCGCCTACCACAAGGAGCACGGGCTCCCGACGTCGGTCGTCCGGCCCTTCAACGTGTACGGCCCCGGTCAGGTGGGGGAGGGCGCGCTCCGCAACTTCATCCTGCGCGCCATCAAGAACGAGCCCATCGAGGTCCACGGCGACGGCAGCCAGATCCGCGCGTGGTGCTTCGTCGACGACATGGTCGACGCCGTGCTCCTCACGATGGAGCACCCGAAGGCCGTCGGCGAGACGTTCAACATCGGAAATTCCCGTGCGATCTGCACGATCTTGGGCCTCGCCGAGCAGACCGTGCGCGTGCTCGGCTCGAAGAGCAAGATCACTCTCGTCCCGCGCGATCTGGCCGACGTCGCGATGCGCATCCCCGACGTGAGGAAGTCGCGCGAGCTCATCGGCTTCGACGCGAAGGTCGACCTCGACGAGGGCATCCGCCGCGCGGCCGAGTACTACACGAGGCTCGGATCGTGATCCGCCTCTCGATCCCGAGCATCGAGGACGACGACGTCGCCGAGGTCGAGCGTGTCCTCCGTACG from Myxococcales bacterium carries:
- a CDS encoding NAD-dependent epimerase/dehydratase family protein — its product is MSIEGAKIFITGGAGFIGSTLIGRLIEKNEIVAYDNLARDSLKDKTFRDHKNLKLIKGDVMDGEHVRRSMEGSDLVVHCAAIAGIDTVTKSPCTTLRVNMMGSANVLEAAAKLPKVSRVVCFSTSEVFGVHAFRSKESDSTVIGAVGEPRWTYAVGKLAEEHLAIAYHKEHGLPTSVVRPFNVYGPGQVGEGALRNFILRAIKNEPIEVHGDGSQIRAWCFVDDMVDAVLLTMEHPKAVGETFNIGNSRAICTILGLAEQTVRVLGSKSKITLVPRDLADVAMRIPDVRKSRELIGFDAKVDLDEGIRRAAEYYTRLGS
- a CDS encoding methyltransferase domain-containing protein; the protein is MREKLLSILVEPTTYAELRPENLVREGGEIVSGDLVSVLTGKTYPIVRGIPRFVPNSMYAENFGKQWNMFREVQVDSETRTAHSTNRFDNDVGWTSDDVAGKWVLDAGCGAGRFAEVAASRGGDFVGLDISSAVEATKKTLERFSNVDVVQASMLDMPFRPGTFDLAYSIGVLQHTPDPEGACTSVARVTKPKGGKFAMTAYARQPWTKLNTKYLIRPLTKRLPDDLLLGAIKASMPFVFPVADALFRVPVLGDVARFTMPVACYPERTEYSREQRYAESVLDTFDMLAPAYDAPMTWQEVERALKKAGAKEWTFRTKVPINVWGSR
- the ffh gene encoding signal recognition particle protein, which produces MFDAIAKGFRQAKNRLAGLTELTEGNVETALREVRLSLLEADVEIGVVKTFLARVKEKALGEVVRIRAKGQDGETMKVSAGDQFTKICYDELVGFMAPPEGAPITFASKGPTGIMMVGLQGSGKTTTCAKLARMLKKDGKKPLLVAADMQRPAAVEQLTVLGKSIGVPVFNIPGESPVTICTKAIAEAKSKGCDVIVFDTAGRLAIDEALMKELADIKENVSPENIFLVVDAMIGQDAVKVSKGFHDRLGLTGVVLTKLDGDARGGAALSVKEVTGAPVRFVGMGEGTDKFEEFRPEGMASRVLGMGDVVGLMKDFQEVIDEKKAAEDAAKMLSGNFTLGDFLDQIRMIKKMGSLNDIVAKMPGMEQMVPPGVNLDDRELVRIEAMIQSFTTFERNDPYALVREPSRVARIAKGSGQTEQGVQELVQKFLFMKQMMDGMGGMGGLGGLLGKIPGMKGVQMARQMKKMAQGGGGFPGMPGMPGMPGMGGFPGMPGMGGFPGMPGMGGFPGMGNMFGQGAPDESLTKMKPLSTAEKNAKKAARKREKDARKKTRR
- a CDS encoding LPS biosynthesis protein; this encodes MPSIKFDERGVCNYCAMHDKLAAEYQTGSPAAERRFAEIVSKIRQEGKGKPYDLVVGVSGGADSSYLIHLAKERGLRPLAVHFDNTWNSSIAVENIHNVLKKHDVELNTYVVDNEEYDEIYRAFLRSGTIDLEIPTDLGLATVLNRVAEEVGTRFIFEGHSFQSEGLFPIGWLYMDARYLESVVKRHGYVKLDTYPSLWLKDQLRWMLMRRITKVRPLWYLKYDKPAVKEMLQRDYGWKWYGGHHLENRMASFFHTYFAPRRWAIDARIVGHSAHVRSGLIGREEAAKEIEPPPDCSMDQVFMLMKRWGFDQTQFEDLMTLPFHTYREYDNYKPIFEKYRPFFYLLAKAELIPMSFYVKYTSKDNI
- a CDS encoding nucleotide sugar dehydrogenase; the protein is MSNLTTKVERKEAKIAVIGLGYVGLPVAACLADAGFKVTGVDLKQERLAKIAAGECPIEGEEPGLAPMITKVVADGRLVVTSDYAKLADVDVVLIDVDTPVEADNRPAYKALRGACEALGAVMKDGVLVIVESTIAPGTVDKVVAPLLEKVSGKKRNEGFFLGHCPERVMPGRLLKNLTELSRVCGGSTPETAKAMVALYRTIVKGDLDEADCVTAELVKTAENTYRDVNIAFANELAMICEASGGKFMRVRELVNKSPGRNVLLSGAGVGGHCITKDPWLLAHGAPELDTKVIAAARARNDGMPSHVLSLVEAALAEHGKKLAGARLAILGFSYLEDSDDTRHAPSEYFIARAKEKGCECVVHDPYVEEHKGDLWKVLEGADCAVLLVAHTAYKGLDLGAVAAKLRTKAFVDARHVFDVGAARAAGLVVRSLGNAAERGNVK
- a CDS encoding carbohydrate-binding family 9-like protein, with the protein product MSTTISKVTKRVRPALLFAAIAALGLAACVGGGKGQSAEDKERLKAFVVESVPDNAKKIDANFENKIHLVGVRAEPENAPPGTEVKLTFYWRCDEPIEPGWALSTHVQHEGFERPDNLDAAGPLREWKEGQQIFGPSRWERGKIYVDEQTYRMPTDLKGPDSLVYLSIWKNDARLRIQSGPTDGQNRVIAAKLKTGLAPQAPEKVQEKGAIPELSVKKLAATEKIVVDGKGDEPAWKVAPSTGAFVNVSSGEPNTGALGGQAKLAWDKENLYVLFEVKDPNVTGGFTDPKDQPKRHTSTGQPMLWNGHTVEMMVDPDGDGDNVNYYELQINPQNKVFKSQFDGYNAPRGGDYGPFGHEDWDPKLKSAVGIQGTLDKADDKDEGYVVEVAIPWAAYTKGAATLPPKSGDTWRVNFYAMQDNGGVAWSAILGQGNFHKSSRFGKVRFVSDEPTGAADAGAGDAGAATDAGAKDGGSGGDAGAKKPVAPKK